Proteins found in one Neurospora crassa OR74A linkage group II, whole genome shotgun sequence genomic segment:
- a CDS encoding major facilitator superfamily transporter encodes MPLTEADREIAAAEIDASPMEFAGQESLARRSDEVERVMSTSSVSTSSSEERQRRARRMSGVSTQHDLERHPTELSRIQTQRSQHSGTVGRSGTRNTRTSRRSEKPLPPFGAGKPYPPQLPDPDEYVVEFDGPDDPLHAMNWPFKKKFWSAAMLGYTSLVAAFGSSIFSSATSSIARIYHVNQTVGILGVSFYVLGFAFGPTLWAPLSELKGRKLPIVIGMFGMAIFSIATATAKDLQTILITRFFGGFFGACPLAVVAAVFSDMFDNRTRGIAITLFSMTVFTGPMMAPFIGGFISTSYLGWRWTEYIVSFMAFLAFGLDLLFMHETYPPQILVKKASELRRRTLNWGIHAKQEEIEIDFKELVSKNFSRPLRLLFGEPIVALLSIYMAFIYGILYLFLTAYPIVFQGVYHMTPGVSGLTFFGMITGQILAGVTILLQQPWYMRKLNANNGVPIPEWRLPSVIAGGVAFSAGLFWFGWSGYSGKVHWIVPTLSGILSGFGLASIFLQALNYLVDSYLMFAASAIAGNTFLRSLAGAGFPLFSTYMFKGMGIQWASTLLGCVAAALVPIPIIFLYYGHRIRAKSAYAPTFAPRAPAAEDESGDETNSEHAVGEKDHQPSSVPRKDGDAATNSV; translated from the exons ATGCCCCTCACCGAAGCCGACCGCGAGATTGCGGCCGCCGAGATCGACGCCTCGCCCATGGAGTTTGCCGGTCAGGAGTCTCTCGCTCGCCGTAGCGATGAGGTTGAGCGAGTGATGTCGACGTCGTCGGTTTCGACTTCATCTTCCGAGGAGAGGCAAAGGAGAGCGAGACGCATGAGCGGTGTTTCGACACAGCACGATCTTGAGAGGCACCCTACCGAGCTTAGTCGCATCCAGACGCAGAGGAGTCAGCACAGCGGCACTGTGGGAAGGTCAGGAACCAGGAATACCAGGACGAGCAGGAGGTCCGAAAAGCCTCTCCCGCCCTTCGGCGCCGGAAAGCCCTACCCACCCCAGCTGCCCGACCCGGATGAGTATGTGGTTGAGTTTGACGGTCCCGACGATCCCTTGCACGCCATGAACTGGCCTTTCAAGAAGAA GTTCTGGAGTGCCGCTATGCTCGGATATACTTCACTTGTTGCGGCGTTCGGTTCATCTATCTTCTCTTCGGCAACCAGCTCCATTGCCAGGATCTACCACGTCAACCAGACGGTTGGTATTCTCGGTGTCTCTTTCTACGTTCTGGGTTTCGCGTTTGGTCCTACACTATGGGCGCCTCTGTCCGAATTGAAGGGCCGTAAGCTTCCTATCGTTATCGGCATGTTTGGTATGGCCATCTTCAGTATCGCCACGGCTACCGCCAAGGATCTCCAaaccatcctcatcactcGCTTCTTCGGTGGCTTCTTTGGCGCCTGCCCACTGGCTGTCGTCGCTGCTGTTTTCTCAGACATGTTCGACAACAGGACGAGAGGTATCGCCATTACCCTGTTTTCCATGACAGTCTTCACCGGTCCTATGATGGCTCCCTTCATCGGTGGCTTCATTTCGACATCTTACCTTGGCTGGCGCTGGACCGAGTACATTGTCTCCTTCATGGCCTTCCTCGCCTTCGGCCTGGACCTGCTCTTCATGCACGAGACCTACCCTCCCCAGATCCTGGTCAAGAAGGCCTCCGAGCTCCGCCGCCGCACTCTCAACTGGGGCATCCACGCCAAGCAAGAGGAGATTGAGATTGACTTCAAGGAGCTTGTATCGAAGAACTTTTCGCGTCCCCTGCGTCTCCTTTTCGGAGAGCCCATCGtcgccctcctctccatctaCATGGCCTTCATCTACGGCATCCTGTATCTCTTCCTGACGGCCTACCCTATTGTCTTCCAGGGTGTCTACCACATGACTCCTGGTGTTTCTGGCCTCACTTTCTTCGGCATGATCACGGGTCAGATCCTCGCCGGTGTCACCATCCTTCTGCAGCAGCCGTGGTACATGCGCAAGCTCAACGCCAACAACGGTGTCCCCATCCCCGAATGGCGTCTCCCCAGCGTCATTGCTGGCGGTGTTGCCTTTTCCGCCGGTCTGTTCTGGTTCGGCTGGTCTGGCTACAGCGGCAAGGTTCACTGGATTGTCCCCACCCTCTCCGGTATTCTCTCCGGTTTTGGTCTggcctccatcttcctccagGCCCTTAACTACCTGGTCGACTCCTACCTCATGTTCGCTGCCTCCGCCATCGCTGGCAACACCTTCCTTCGTTCGCTCGCCGGTGCCGGTTTCCCGCTCTTCTCCACCTACATGTTCAAGGGCATGGGTATCCAGTGGGCTTCCACTCTCCTTGGTTGTGTTGCCGCCGCGCTCGTgcccatccccatcatcttcctgTACTATGGCCACCGCATCCGCGCCAAGTCTGCCTACGCTCCCACGTTTGCGCCTAgagcccccgccgccgaggacGAGAGCGGTGATGAGACCAACTCTGAGCACGCCGTTGGTGAGAAGGATCACCAGCCTTCGAGTGTGCCCAGGAAGGATGGCGATGCCGCTACTAATTCAGTTTAA
- a CDS encoding MFS myo-inositol transporter — MTDNPEEPLIANTQSTERDQDDGSHDVEHAHDSRGGKQHISPPGLFIWLLTFSAGISGLLFGYDTGVISATLVSIGTSLSHRPLTSLDKSVITSCTSLFALLALPFASALADDRGRKRVVLFADTLFIIGALCQAASRTVEVMVIGRSVVGIAIGAASFVTPLYIAELAPATHRGRLVTMNIVFITLGQVVAYVVGWIFGTYGSPETTGWRWMVGLGAVPAVCQVVILLWMPESPRWLVKDGRSQEARAVIAKIAAGDDAQDPSTRREVDAVLKSIEIEVREEATAMRLGGAGAGYANGNAVNAWMEAMRELIRVRRNRRALAIACLLQGLQQLCGFNSLMYFSATIFTMVGFSEPTLTSLVVAVTNFAFTLVALVLIDRVGRRRILLWSLPFMIAGLVLAGYGFSFIELPNSETSSPSTTGGQGGAVIILASIMIYVAGYAIGLGNVPWMQSELFSLSVRSVGSGVATATNWSANFVIGLTFLPLMEALSPSWTFVLYAVICAVGYGLIWTVYPETAGLSLEDAATLLEADDWGVR; from the exons ATGACAGACAACCCAGAAGAGCCCTTGATCGCCAACACTCAATCGACGGAGAGGGACCAAGATGATGGCAGCCATGATGTCGAACATGCGCATGATTCCCGGGGAGGGAAACAGCACATATCACCGCCCGGCCTGTTCATCTGGCTACTCACCTTTTCCGCCGGAATAAGCGGTCTACTCTTCGGCT ACGACACAGGCGTAATAAGCGCCACCCTTGTCTCTATCGGTACCTCCCTCTCGCACCGGCCCCTGACCTCGCTCGACAAATCCGTCATCACCTCATGCACCTCCCTCTTCGCCCTGCTCGCGCTACCCTTCGCCTCCGCGCTCGCCGACGACCGGGGCCGCAAGCGCGTTGTCCTCTTCGCCGAcaccctcttcatcatcggcgCCCTCTGCCAGGCCGCCAGCCGGACCGTCGAGGTCATGGTAATTGGGCGGTCGGTTGTCGGCATAGCCATCGGCGCCGCCAGCTTCGTGACGCCGCTGTACATTGCCGAGCTGGCGCCTGCGACGCACCGCGGCCGGTTGGTGACGATGAACATTGTGTTTATCACGCTTGGGCAGGTGGTTGCGTACGTGGTAGGCTGGATCTTTGGGACGTATGGTAGTCCGGAGACGACGGGGTGGAGATGGATGGTCGGGTTGGGCGCGGTGCCGGCGGTTTGTCAGGTGGTCATCTTGTTGTGGATGCCGGAGAGCCCGAGGTGGTTGGTGAAGGACGGAAGGTCGCAAGAGGCAAGAGCGGTGATTGCTAAGATTGCCGCGGGGGATGATGCGCAGGATCCGTCGACGAGGAGGGAAGTGGATGCTGTGTTGAAGAGCATCGAGATTGAGGTGAGAGAGGAGGCTACGGCTATGAGACTGGGTGGCGCCGGGGCCGGGTATGCAAATGGGAATGCAGTGAATGCGTGGATGGAGGCTATGCGGGAACTGATCAGGGTGAGGAGGAACAGACGGGCATTGGCAATTGCTTGTCTCCTCCAGGGTCTTCAGCAGCTGTGCGGATTT aACTCGCTCATGTACTTCTCGGCCACGATATTCACGATGGTGGGGTTTTCAGAGCCGACTTTGACCTCGCTAGTCGTTGCAGTCACCAACTTTGCCTTCACCTTAGTTGCCCTGGTGTTGATCGACCGGGTGGGAAGGAGACGCATTCTACTCTGGTCTCTTCCCTTTATGATTGCAGGTCTGGTGCTTGCCGGCTATGGCTTTTCGTTCATCGAGCTCCCGAATTCAGAGACCAGCTCGCCCTCGACAACGGGAGGTCAGGGCGGGGCCGTCATTATTTTGGCGAGCATCATGATTTATGTGGCTGGCTATGCCATCGGACTGGGCAATGTGCCCTGGATGCAGAGCGAGCTCTTCTCACTGAGTGTTCGGTCAGTGGGCAGTGGTGTTGCAACAGCGACCAACTGGAGCGCCAACTTTGTGATTGGACTGACGTTCCTTCCGCTGATGGAGGCCTTGTCGCCGTCTTGGACGTTTGTCCTGTACGCAGTGATCTGCGCGGTTGGGTATGGCCTGATTTGGACGGTATACCCTGAAACCGCAGGGCTGAGCTTGGAAGATGCGGCGACCCTTCTAGAAGCGGATGACTGGGGGGTGCGGTAA